The Solea senegalensis isolate Sse05_10M linkage group LG4, IFAPA_SoseM_1, whole genome shotgun sequence genome includes a region encoding these proteins:
- the ppcs gene encoding phosphopantothenate--cysteine ligase, translating to MAEPRISSIDGKLAKEFAVPSHVEEEKEKMAAFATHHVAAGRRVVLITSGGTKVPLESRTVRFLDNFSSGRRGASSAEYFIDAGYAVIFLHRHRSLYPYAHTFSTINMLDALQFRSGEAASGHSGEVVVDQKVLPNVVKMLKRYQEVKESQLILPVEFNTLSEYLHLLKAAAQALSTIGSKAMFYLAAAVSDFYIPASEMPEHKIQSSNGPLQLSLNMVPKILSPLVKDWAPQAFVISFKLETDPAILLEKARRALDTYRHQVVVANILDSRRGYVVVVTPSSQAELILTEEDVQNGVDIEERIVSNLTSAHNNFISPDGS from the exons ATGGCTGAACCCAGAATTTCTTCGATTGATGGGAAGTTGGCTAAAGAATTTGCTGTTCCCTCTCATgttgaggaggaaaaagagaagatgGCTGCTTTTGCCACACACCATGTAGCAGCGGGTCGCAGGGTGGTTCTCATCACATCAGGAGGCACGAAAGTTCCCCTGGAGTCTCGCACCGTTCGCTTTCTAGACAACTTCAGCAGTGGCAGACGTGGAGCCTCTTCAGCAGAGTATTTCATAGACGCCGGCTACGCTGTTATCTTCCTGCACAGGCATCGCTCCCTCTACCCTTACGCGCATACTTTCTCCACCATTAACATGTTGGATGCCCTGCAGTTTAGAAGTGGGGAAGCAGCATCGGGCCACTCTGGTGAAGTGGTTGTGGACCAAAAGGTGCTTCCAAACGTTGTGAAAATGCTGAAGAGGTACCAGGAAGTGAAAGAAAGCCAACTTATCCTGCCTGTAGAGTTCAACACTTTGTCCGAGTATCTGCATCTTCTCAAAGCAGCGGCACAGGCACTCAGCACAATCG GATCAAAGGCCATGTTTTATTTGGCTGCCGCTGTGTCTGATTTCTATATTCCAGCATCTGAGATGCCTGAACACAAAATCCAGTCTTCCAATGGTCCTCTTCAA cTCAGTTTGAACATGGTCCCCAAGATACTGTCCCCACTGGTGAAGGACTGGGCGCCTCAGGCATTTGTCATATCTTTTAAACTGGAGACTGATCCAGCCATCCTGTTGGAAAAGGCTCGACGGGCTCTGGACACATACAGGCACCAGGTGGTGGTTGCCAACATACTGGACTCTAGACGGGGTTACGTGGTGGTGGTGACCCCTTCGTCTCAGGCTGAGCTTATCCTCACAGAGGAAGATGTGCAGAATGGGGTTGACATAGAGGAGAGGATAGTGAGCAACCTGACATCAGCACACAACAACTTCATAAGCCCAGATGGGAGTTGA
- the fam83e gene encoding protein FAM83E yields the protein MSNSQEQSLDERAVFLEVTESSPEFLYCEKERQALERLLSAGPEAFYSSIDTELSGCFLSPEEVSQVSGWAQDFHTSQLQVQWDDDGVEGSTRTEDLCSTYFPCPSDAPAPDLDLGWPERGPLVTAGSTTVYTSPPAEGEPHIREIIRRHLQKATQVIAIVTDRLTDGAIIGDLHNAASRAVPVYIILNQRSIQENFTLNRLRHPNMRVRTLGGKSFCSKTGRMVTGEMKDKFLLVDLETVIHGSYSLTWTDAHLHRQLITVLRGPVADSFDREFRILFAASHPVADTLRVAGSRVDMTQSLRDLSNLRHYKQLSLESEINNPPSPPPDSLLDWEAMGVVYRDSPFEQHDGIMDRGTPPKTNFVFDKNEPDIFTNNVHHFADRKRLHETTFPVTNHMPDKSIFNNTQPSPSTDLTPERMRRVDRILDKNISRQLSAEMRGNIDDSTATRFGDQTAEPIHNIPMLFSTKRREPSWREGERILEESTSKLENTPSSRKPIILMMPQPESSNSLSDIMKRVQPQLSTSRMVKRGSNAAASEMSQSMMDLSVHKADANYERGVPVPRFKSGFFDPGHMTPAIALMKKRNDELKSALYRTPLGFLPRERPRNSNYGLNMEWRRSLAERELEQE from the exons ATGTCAAACTCTCAAGAGCAGAGCCTCGACGAGAGAGCTGTTTTCCTGGAGGTGACTGAGTCTTCTCCAGAGTTCCTCTACTGTGAGAAGGAGCGACAAGCACTGGAGAGACTTCTGAGTGCAGGACCGGAGGCGTTCTACAGCTCCATCGACACAGAGCTCTCCGGCTGCTTCTTGTCACCTGAAGAGGTCAGCCAGGTCAGCGGCTGGGCCCAGGACTTTCACACCAGCCAGCTGCAGGTGCAGTGGGACGACGATGGAGTGGAGGGCAGCACAAGGACGGAGGATTTATGTTCCACTTACTTCCCCTGTCCCTCAGACGCTCCAGCCCCAGACCTGGACCTGGGCTGGCCCGAAAGGGGGCCCTTGGTGACAGCAGGAAGCACGACAGTCTACACCAGTCCACCTGCTGAAGGAGAGCCTCACATCAGAGAGATAATCCGACGACACTTGCAGAAGGCCACCCAA GTAATAGCCATTGTGACAGACAGATTGACAGATGGTGCAATAATTGGAGATTTACACAATGCTGCCTCTCGGGCTGTCCCCGTCTACATCATCCTCAACCAAAGATCCATCCAGGAGAATTTCACGCTCAACAGGCTCAGGCATCCG AACATGCGAGTCCGCACTCTTGGAGGGAAGTCCTTCTGTTCGAAGACAGGCAGGATGGTGACCGGAGAAATGAAAGACAAGTTCCTTCTGGTGGATTTGGAGACGGTGATTCATGGCAGCTACAG CCTCACGTGGACAGACGCTCACCTGCACCGGCAGCTGATCACTGTTCTGAGAGGCCCGGTTGCTGACTCATTTGATAGAGAGTTCAGGATCCTTTTTGCCGCTTCGCACCCAGTTGCAGACACCTTAAGGGTCGCAGGGAGCCGCGTCGATATGACTCAGAGTCTGAGAGACCTCTCAAATCTTCGGCACTATAAACAACTCTCCCTGGAGTCTGAGATCAACAaccctccatctcctcctcctgactccCTCCTGGACTGGGAAGCCATGGGTGTTGTGTACAGGGACAGTCCTTTTGAGCAACACGACGGTATCATGGACAGGGGAACACCGCCGAAGACCAACTTTGTGTTTGATAAAAATGAACCCGACATTTTTACCAACAACGTGCACCATTTTGCGGATAGAAAAAG GTTACACGAAACCACCTTTCCAGTGACTAACCACATGCCCGATAAATCAATATTCAA CAACACTCAGCCCTCGCCATCAACAGATCTAACTCCGGAGAGAATGAGACG GGTGGACCGCATATTGGATAAAAACATTTCCAGGCAACTGTCCGCAGAGATGAGAGGCAACATAGATGACAGCACAGCGACAAGATTTGGTGATCAAACAGCAGAACCGATTCACAACATACCCATGCTTTTTTCTACAAAGAGAAGAGAGCCCtcgtggagggagggggagagaattCTGGAGGAAAGTACCTCCAAACTGGAGAACACACCATCTTCTAGA AAACCCATCATCCTGATGATGCCACAGCCGGAGAGTTCCAACTCTCTGAGTGACATTATGAAGAGGGTCCAGCCTCAGCTCAGCACGTCGCGAATGGTCAAGAGGGGATCGAACGCTGCCGCGTCAGAAATGAGCCAATCCATGATGGACCTGAGTGTACACAAAGCAGACGCAAATTATGAGAGAGGAGTCCCAGTGCCACGGTTCAAGAGCGGT TTCTTTGAcccaggtcacatgacacctGCTATTGctctgatgaagaagaggaacgACGAGCTGAAATCGGCATTGTACAGAACTCCGTTAGGCTTTCTGCCCAGAGAGAGGCCTCGCAACTCCAACTACGGCCTCAACATGGAGTGGAGGAGGTCGCTGGCAGAGAGGGAACTGGAACAAGAATGA
- the emp3a gene encoding epithelial membrane protein 3: MGFLLVPITVLHLVTLAMLFISTLEKSWWIWTDSEITDLWYNCFHDNASDTWLCASTNESDWLQSMQALMVLSVVFSSISFLVFMGQLFTMSKGGLFYFTGLCQAFAGFTDFAACLIFTFHRKEILDGSRDLSRGRFGYCFILAWLCVPMLLVSAVLYVHLRKKQ; the protein is encoded by the exons ATGGGTTTCCTCCTCGTGCCCATCACCGTGCTGCACCTGGTCACATTGGCCATGCTCTTCATTTCCACCCTGGAGAAG TCCTGGTGGATCTGGACAGATTCAGAGATCACAGACCTCTGGTACAACTGCTTCCACGACAACGCCTCAGACACCTGGCTGTGTGCTTCTACAAATGAAAGCG ACTGGCTGCAGTCCATGCAGGCCCTCATGGTCCTCTCCGTggtcttctcctccatctccttctTGGTTTTCATGGGCCAGCTCTTCACCATGTCCAAAGGAGGACTCTTCTACTTCACAGGCCTCTGCCAGGCCTTTGCAG GTTTCACAGACTTTGCTGCCTGCCTCATCTTCACCTTCCACAGGAAGGAGATCCTCGATGGCTCCAGAGATCTGAGCAGAGGGCGCTTCGGCTACTGCTTCATCCTGGCGTGGCTGTGTGTCCCGATGCTCCTGGTCAGTGCAGTCCTGTACGTCCATCTGCGGAAGAAGCAGTGA
- the utp3 gene encoding something about silencing protein 10 → MVRALRSRKPQRTHKREQYDEDDPEAYKNMPVPDKKSTQYTKDKVDEFHDEKIEKLLARGVNMEADSDEIDDEEEVMALDDSEEDEEEEGDEEEGTDMESDLEGKKDEDLPNEMAWGKKKKMFYDSDYAKSKGKAQDVLETEEQEEEEEAKNIQNRLAANLSEEDYDLSFFQEFTAVGEEDENKATEQEERIVKDLQQMSRKEKMKLLKKESPELLELIQDFKAKLSELKAELQPLMQMVKDGTIPPGKGADYLKTKQQLYLNYCTNISFYLVLKAKRIPAHNHPVIERLLTYRNLINDLGAVDARLAPEFRKLLSGEEEGKPAEGKKVSRVSSKKEKDSGETMPEVKTDSDSDLDEESALRFYRDAEERLTLKRKKKSPADNEVEENNDNDVEEQDPGAKRGITYQMAKNKGLTPKRKKIDRNPRVKHREKFRRAKIRRKGQVREVRREETRYSGELSGIRAGVKKSTKLK, encoded by the exons ATGGTTCGAGCTTTAAG GAGTAGAAAACCACAGAGGACACATAAGAGAGAGCAATATGATGAAGATGACCCTGAAGCCTACAAGAACATGCCTGTGCCCGATAAG AAATCGACACAGTACACAAAGGACAAGGTTGATGAATTTCACGATGAGAAGATTGAA AAACTTCTGGCCCGTGGTGTAAACATGGAGGCTGATTCTGACGAAATTGACGACGAG GAGGAAGTGATGGCCCTGGATGATtctgaggaggacgaggaagaagaaggggaTGAGGAAGAAGGGACAGACATGGAGAGTGatttagaggggaaaaaagatgaGG accTTCCAAATGAAATGGCATGgggcaaaaagaagaaaatgttctacGACTCAGACTATGCGAAATCAA aAGGTAAAGCTCAAGATGTGTTGGAAACTGAggaacaagaggaagaagaagaagctaaaAACATCCAAAACCGTTTGGCTGCTAATCTAAGCGAGGAGGATTATGATTTAAGCTTTTTTCAG GAATTCACTGCTGTTGGGGAGGAGGATGAAAATAAGGCCACAGAACAAGAGGAGAGGATTGTGAAAGACCTGCAGCAGATGTCTCGGAAGGAAAAAATGAAACTTTTGAAGAAGGAATCACCAGAGCTGCTTGAACTGATTCAGGACTTCAAAGCAAAG CTTTCTGAGCTGAAGGCTGAACTGCAGCCTCTCATGCAGATGGTGAAGGATGGAACAATCCCACCAGGAAAG GGTGCCGACTacctcaaaacaaaacaacagctgtaTCTCAA TTACTGCACAAACATAAGTTTCTACTTGGTGCTAAAAGCAAAGCGAATCCCTGCTCATAACCACCCTGTGATTGAGAGGCTGCTTACCTACAGAAAT CTCATCAACGATCTAGGAGCAGTGGACGCACGACTTGCGCCAGAGTTTCGAAAGCTACTGTCTGGTGAGGAGGAAGGCAAGCCGGCAGAGGGCAAGAAAGTCTCCAGAGTCTCCAGTAAGAAGGAAAAG GATTCTGGAGAAACTATGCCTGAGGTTAAGACGGACTCCGACTCTGACCTGGATGAGGAATCAGCTTTGCGCTTCTACAGAGACGCAGAGGAGCGGTTAAcactgaaaagaaagaagaagagccCAGCAGATAATGA GGTGGAGGAAAATAACGACAACGACGTGGAGGAGCAGGATCCAGGTGCTAAGAGAGGAATCACTTACCAG ATGGCGAAGAACAAGGGGCTCAcaccaaagaggaagaaaattgACCGTAATCCCAGAGTCAAGCACAGAGAGAAGTTCAGACGTGCCAAAATCCGCAGAAAGGGACAG GTCCGCGAGGTTCGTCGGGAGGAGACGCGATACAGCGGGGAGTTGTCTGGTATTCGCGCTGGTGTCAAGAAGAGCACCAAACTTAAGTAA